In bacterium, a single genomic region encodes these proteins:
- the gspG gene encoding type II secretion system major pseudopilin GspG — protein sequence MSQRGVTENTGIGEAVKKEAGMTLIEIMVVVAIIGSIAALVTVNVLNYLDESKVETTKIQIKNIEGALDQYKRRHGSYPTTEQGLVALVNKPTVGKVPDNYPPDGYLKSLPKDGWGNDFVYNSPGTAGHKIEIISYGGDGQEGGEDFDADIANYEVKEEGGAEE from the coding sequence ATGTCCCAACGAGGAGTCACTGAAAACACCGGCATCGGCGAGGCCGTCAAAAAAGAAGCCGGTATGACCCTCATCGAAATCATGGTCGTCGTGGCCATCATCGGCTCGATCGCGGCCTTAGTGACGGTTAACGTCTTGAATTACCTCGACGAATCCAAGGTCGAGACGACCAAGATCCAAATCAAGAACATCGAAGGCGCCCTCGACCAATACAAGCGTCGCCATGGTTCCTATCCTACAACCGAGCAGGGTCTGGTCGCCCTGGTGAACAAGCCGACGGTCGGCAAGGTTCCCGACAACTATCCGCCCGACGGTTACCTCAAGTCCTTGCCCAAGGACGGCTGGGGCAACGATTTTGTCTACAATTCCCCCGGGACGGCCGGGCATAAGATTGAGATCATCTCCTATGGCGGCGATGGACAGGAGGGCGGCGAGGATTTCGACGCCGACATCGCGAACTACGAGGTCAAGGAAGAAGGCGGCGCCGAGGAATAA
- the gspF gene encoding type II secretion system inner membrane protein GspF → MAVFSYKGMDAAGKKVSGIIDAENLKAARAKLRKASVFPTEVNEGGRVRGVSVAGGFSFTKLFNKPKVGDVANMTRQLSTLINANIPLVDALSALVEQIEHPALKSALSEIREKVREGARLADAMRAYPNIFGDLYINMVHAGEVSGALDTVLLRLADFTEGQARLRSKVRGALTYPVVMGAVGVALMGFLLVFVVPKIVKIFEDTKATLPLPTRILVGLSGFVQNYWYLVILLGIGIWYAVKKYKAKPKGRKMFDKMSLKMPIFGEMFRMIAVSRFCRTLSTLMGAGVQLMPSLDIVKGIVDNMVLTEVIEETRNSVKEGESIAEPLKRSGQFPPLVTHMISIGEKTGELETMLEKVANTYDDQVDTKVSTLTTLLEPLMIVVMGAVVAAIVLSILLPILKLNQMAR, encoded by the coding sequence ATGGCAGTATTTTCCTACAAAGGGATGGACGCCGCCGGCAAGAAGGTCAGCGGCATCATCGACGCCGAGAACCTCAAGGCGGCCCGGGCCAAGCTGCGCAAGGCCAGCGTCTTTCCGACCGAGGTCAACGAGGGCGGAAGAGTGCGAGGCGTCAGCGTCGCCGGCGGTTTCAGCTTCACCAAGCTTTTCAACAAGCCTAAGGTCGGCGACGTCGCCAACATGACCCGGCAGCTCTCGACCCTGATCAATGCCAACATTCCGCTGGTCGACGCGCTCTCGGCCCTGGTCGAGCAGATCGAACACCCCGCCCTCAAGTCGGCCCTCTCCGAGATCCGGGAGAAGGTCCGGGAAGGCGCCCGGCTGGCCGACGCGATGCGGGCCTATCCCAACATTTTCGGCGACCTCTACATCAACATGGTCCATGCCGGCGAGGTCTCGGGCGCGCTGGATACGGTTCTGCTGCGGCTGGCCGATTTCACCGAGGGCCAGGCCCGCCTCCGCAGCAAGGTCCGCGGGGCCCTGACTTACCCGGTGGTGATGGGCGCCGTCGGCGTGGCCCTGATGGGCTTTCTGCTGGTCTTCGTCGTTCCCAAGATCGTCAAGATCTTCGAGGACACCAAGGCGACCCTGCCGCTGCCGACCCGGATCCTGGTCGGTTTGAGCGGCTTCGTCCAAAACTACTGGTACTTGGTCATCCTGCTGGGCATCGGCATCTGGTACGCCGTCAAGAAATACAAGGCTAAGCCCAAGGGCCGGAAGATGTTCGACAAGATGAGCCTCAAGATGCCGATCTTCGGCGAAATGTTCCGGATGATCGCGGTGAGCCGTTTCTGCCGGACCCTCTCGACCCTGATGGGAGCGGGCGTTCAACTCATGCCCTCGCTCGACATCGTCAAGGGCATCGTCGACAACATGGTTTTGACCGAGGTCATCGAGGAAACCCGGAATTCGGTCAAAGAGGGCGAATCGATCGCCGAGCCCTTGAAGCGCAGCGGCCAATTCCCGCCCTTGGTGACCCACATGATCTCCATCGGCGAGAAGACCGGCGAGCTCGAGACCATGCTCGAAAAAGTGGCCAATACCTATGATGACCAAGTGGATACCAAGGTTTCCACCCTGACCACCCTGCTCGAGCCCTTGATGATCGTGGTGATGGGTGCCGTGGTTGCGGCCATCGTCCTCTCGATCCTTTTGCCGATTCTCAAATTAAATCAAATGGCTCGCTAA